The genomic region GTCAGTAATACATCTCTCTGCTATGGACACAACCACTTGTGCTCGTTTAAGATATGTATCTTTTCTGCATTTCAATACTTGATGTTTAAACAGTGTCCGGTGGcatactgaacacacatactcaggacctgtgtttattttctttctgaACTCATCAGTCACATAGTTAATATCTTTGTGTTTACTCTTTTCTGTATTCTTTGTGTGATAAGCTTCAAAACTCCTCTGCTTCTTAGCTGCTTTATGTTGAGGATCAGTATGATAAGCTTCAAAACTCTGTCTTTTTATAGTCTCTCTGTGATGTTCATTTGTAGAATAtttattaatacttaattgttTCACATTTTCCCTGTGTTCCATGTCAGTGGAATATTTGTTAATACttgcttgtttaacttttcctctgtgttccatatccgtcgcatatttgtttaTGCTTAACTGTTTATTCCGTTCTTTATGTTGCAAATTCGTTGCATATTCAACATTGCTACGTGTTTTGACACTATCTCTGTATATTTCATTTTCACGGTATCGTTTCAGTGTTCTCTGAATCTTTTCCTCCTTTTTCTCTTGACTTGTTCCATATTTGATTCTCCGTTTATCAAGTTCAGAGCGACTGGACTTTGTTTCTGATTTTCTGCTGTCACATCTCTGTAAACATAATGCGGCACAGGTCTGTCCATCAGGCACTTTAACACACGTCACTACTTCATAATGAGACTCGCTACAATGTTTGAGGTATATTCCCACATCTTGGTCGCAACTGTTGCATGATGAATATTTTAGCCACGTATTTCTAGTGAATGTAAAAATATTGGTAATAAAAAGATCGGCTGCAGCTTGTATTTCAACTTCAGTAGCCCAGGTTCCCACGTATTTCATTCGGGAAGTGGCAAGATAATTTGCAACAGATGAAAACCCTTGTCGAAGACAGTTAATGTATTTAGATTCGTTTCTCTCCATTTGTGTAGTTACAGCACGTCGtatttttctgtgttctttctcaCTTCCGCTAATCGCAAATGCCAGTGATCTGAATAAACAGTTACCGTCACCAATGATAGTTTTCGTTTCACAAGGAACACCCATCGGTACTGGTACGATCAGGTCGCTACGAGCATGTTCGATGTACACAACGTTTTGCCTTAAACAtaatgtcttctgctgtttcACCGTCAATGGACGAAACTGAAAGCATTCACGGTGTGTGTCGCCAATCAGCACGTCACTGTCATTTCTCACAGATACATCGGTAAGGTTGTTTGCATGCTTTATTCGTTTACCAACATGCAATTCGGGTACTGTTTTCACCTGGGACTCATTTTCAGCTGCTTTGCGTTTACCTTGCACGTTTCCTTTGCTACAGGGTTgtgaacggtcaaatgcgtcacCTTTCttagtttcattttcatttgtgttACGATTTCGTTTTAGTACACTGCTGTAGAGCTCTCGGTGTGTAGTGACAGACAAACCaccttgtgttttctcttcCGCTGTGCTTCTGCCAGTTATGTTCACAACAACGCCAGTAACTTCAAATTGTGCTCCTTCAGCTTTCAGTGACCGACCAAGTATCATAACGTGGTTAAGTAATGATTCCATGTCAGCATAAAAAGCAGCCAAACTCTTGCCCGAATCAATACGTGCACCATTTTCGCTTCGTGAATGAGAGTCAATCAGCACATACCAGGAGTCTTGTTTAATGATAGCACATGTATTCTCtttaacagtaaacaaacatgctTCACATTGCTTAAACACTCTTCGGATTGCCTCATCATGTGACATGAGAACGTTTTGTAACGGTCCATATTCAGTGACGCCAAACTTCCCAGTCAACATTTCATCATGAAAATTTATTGAAAAGTCATATCCACACACAGTGTATTCTGTAGGTACATCTGTAACATATAAATAGCCCAACGGATCATGAATTTTGCCGGCATCTCTTATATTGCTGTAGAATCTGTCACCATTCAGCAGAACATCATCAAGGTCTCCGATTGTCCAAGAAAGCACATTTTTCACTTTGTTAGTCATGATGGCAGTAATACTATTTGCAACACATTGTTTGTTACCGTTTATGCCAAACTTTGGATGAGCTTGATGAAAAGAACCTCTGAGCATATCCACATGTACACGTTCAACAGAATCAGTTTTGCAGCTTGTATCTGGTAAGGTATTTGGCAAGTATTTGGCAATTGTATTTGGtaaggtatttggcaaggtatttggcaaggtatttggcaagaTATTTGGCAAGATATTTGGCAAGATATTTGGCAAGAtatttggcaaggtatttggcaaggtatttggcaaggtatttggcaaggtatttggcaagtATTTGGCAGCTTGAGTTTGTAAATGGCTTTGAGGAGTGCTCTTCAGGAGCACCCCCGTGTCAGTCAGACCTTTTTTGTCAAGGGATGAAGGCATAACCCCGTCAGTCAGAGACGAGATCTGGTCTGCAGGACAGCTGTGGCTCACAGGAACAGTCTCAGTCAGGACCTTTTTGTCAGGGGAAAAAGCCAGAACCCCGTCAGTCTGAGCCACAAGCCGCTCCGTAATCCTCCTCCTGGCTGCAGCCGACCTCAGCGAAGCTTTCGTGCGAGGCATctgaaaatacaaacacacaaccagtcAAAACCTATGATGTCTATCCCAACATGACATACTAATCTATCAATATTACTATACACACAATCAATATTACTTaatacaaacagcacacatcATAAAAAAAAGGGGTAAAACAAAATCAGAACAGACATTGTATTCGTGACAGGTGTATTCATGACTAATTTCTTGCTTGCATACATTGTTACAGTATTGCATATAGAAATTACTGTGAAGTAAATGCCTTCCTAACACCATGTTATACAAACTAAGCATTACTTTATAATCAAGGGACTTGACCCATTTCcactaatgtacatttttcaGAATACAATGAGCAAAACCACGCTTTACTGCTCATTTAAATGCTGTATAGctttaaaacaaataaccacATCAGAATACTTGATCAGACAAGCTTAAGTTGCAAATATGTACATCACCAAAGACTTTCAGCTCAacagtttaaaaatgtattgtgtgtgtgatgagttcAGCAGGCTTTGCTTCAACAGGACATTCTTGCTTCTTCCTTGGAACACCAACATTCATTCATCATCTGATTCAGGAGCTTGATGTCAGCAGCACCTGTGTAACAGCTGTTTCATATACTCTATTTGTGCTAAGCACTGATCACttagtgtatatataaataaacaatttaacacattaaatgtctttgttccAATAGCGTAGTTAGTCTAACAGACAagttaaacaaaaacattccaTTTGGTTCCACtttagcaattaaaacatattacCACATAAATGCATTGTGAAACAGAATTTGTATTATGAAAATGTTGCTGGGTGTTCAGAATGTTATCGTGCCCATGCTAACTTCTAAGCATTAATTTCAATAGTagttaaattaataatacattGTTCAGCTCATCATTTGTGCACTTACTCAACTGGACACTAAACTcaaccatgtttactcactatataataattttgtataTCACCACTCAACACTAAATCAACTTCACAgctaaaatgcatgtgtgtgtgtcatcttcaTACAGCAGGCATTGCTCCAAGAttaatcttgtgtgtgtggcacatcatctagcaggcgttgagtggcatcctcaaccagcaggcgttgagtggcatcctcaaccagcaggcgttgagtggcatcctcaaccagcaggcgttgagtggcatcctcaaccagcaggcgttgagtggcatcctcaaccagcaggcgttgagtggcatcctcaaccagcaggcgttgtgtgtgtgtgtgtgattattcttgtgtcttaattgtcacaccaacagcacatttcacatctttcAAAGTTGATCAGTATCATGTAATCAGCAGCACATGTGATACCTGTTGCACATACTCACAACTGTATTACCATTTGATGGGCTATTTTATAGCATGCATTAAATATATCTAGCACAAAAACTACACATTCACTGCATTAATGTGATCAAAAGTTTCAAACCTCAAAGCACAATTAAGACAGGGTACACATTGAACAGGACTTTGAGAAGTTGGAGCTGCGGTTTCTGAGTTCTCttctatacattttacattattgcttccaagtgtttacatatcactacagatactcatcataaatgaacaattattctgcagcacatcaactactctcaccattcattgtgtgcactgttttataaaagtatacCAGTTCAACCACTGTTCATACACGATACACTTCAAACGTACCTTTAAAGTGTTCCAGCACaattctccttcaccacaattctccttcaccaacaAGCTATTCAtacaaaatagacaaaacacatttgtaacAGTTAGTAAACATTAAGGGGTTAAAAAattcatatgtataattttaaaaagctgctaTAACGACATGAATCATCAATTGGACAAACACTTAGAATTTTTCTATTCTACTTAAGGCTACAGTTATACAGCATTACTAAAGCCCCATACTTATCAAGTTATTTGGCTAGTGTATATAagtttatttatgttaattttaaaatgaaaatgtgaaaataattaaaatattagtCCATTCTAACTTCTAAGCATCAATTTCAACACAGGTTGTTAAATTAATAatactatataataattttgtatacaccactcaacacaaaatcaactccacagctaaaatgcatgtgtgtgtgtgtggcatcttcatccagcaggcgttgtgtgtggcatcttcatcCAGCAGGCGTTGCTCCAagattattgtgtgtgtgtggcatcttcaaccagcaggcgttgtgtgtgtgtgtgtgttattattcttgtgccttaattgtcacaccaacagcacatttcacatctttcaaagttgatcagtatcatgtaatcagcagcacatgtgatacctgttgcacatactcacaagtgtattaccatttgatgggctattttatagcatgcattaaatatttcta from Brachyhypopomus gauderio isolate BG-103 chromosome 8, BGAUD_0.2, whole genome shotgun sequence harbors:
- the LOC143521406 gene encoding uncharacterized protein LOC143521406, which codes for MGVPCETKTIIGDGNCLFRSLAFAISGSEKEHRKIRRAVTTQMERNESKYINCLRQGFSSVANYLATSRMKYVGTWATEVEIQAAADLFITNIFTFTRNTWLKYSSCNSCDQDVGIYLKHCSESHYEVVTCVKVPDGQTCAALCLQRCDSRKSETKSSRSELDKRRIKYGTSQEKKEEKIQRTLKRYRENEIYRDSVKTRSNVEYATNLQHKERNKQLSINKYATDMEHRGKVKQASINKYSTDMEHRENVKQLSINKYSTNEHHRETIKRQSFEAYHTDPQHKAAKKQRSFEAYHTKNTEKSKHKDINYVTDEFRKKINTGPEYVCSVCHRTLFKHQVLKCRKDTYLKRAQVVVSIAERCITDTYLHQCSHVCDHECNIKTGPAGSLWICYTCQRKILNGKMPEESVMNNLALEPIPPELHNLNSLEQHLIGMNIPFMRLVSLPKGGQNGVHGPVVCVPSNITDVTEVLPRTENVDLMIRIKLKRKLTYKGHYEYKFVNTEKIKDALLYLKQHNNFYRDVTFNNDWVNPLNKTEHETQEPDDTCTQHVDEENNDENNESEDVDIDETLHDRQQHGGEGDELDSTALYIYATNAEVDDHNANMLKK